Proteins from one Impatiens glandulifera chromosome 2, dImpGla2.1, whole genome shotgun sequence genomic window:
- the LOC124924628 gene encoding CASP-like protein 5A1 produces MCISNSTSYIVAALGTQCLRNFSMVCLEVYALYVGGRLMNGKIIAPTFTFLCLRGVSLAIRKSLHVQCSIVPTFTFSSACVCAGVSLAIRKNLHVQCSVIACAQLESAIAFAYMSWLASFPSFSSTL; encoded by the exons ATGTGCATCTCTAATTCTACCAGTTACATTGTTGCAGCCCTAGGCACCCAATGTCTAAGGAATTTCTCAATGGTCTGTTTAGAAGTTTATGCCCTTTATGTGGGAGGAAGGCTGATGAATGGCAAAATT ATTGCTCCCACTTTCACTTTTTTGTGTCTCCGCGGAGTTTCACTTGCTATCCGTAAAAGCCTACATGTTCAATGTTCT ATTGTTCCCACTTTCACTTTTAGTTCTGCTTGTGTCTGCGCGGGAGTTTCACTTGCTATCCGTAAAAACCTACATGTTCAATGTTCTGTAATTGCTTGTGCACAGTTGGAATCGGCTATTGCATTTGCTTACATGAGCTGGTTGGCCAGTTTCCCATCATTTTCCTCAACTCTTTGA